TAAATACAAAATTTATGTTAATGAGGTTAGGAAAAGAAGAAATTTATCTGTATGTAATAAAAATAGATAATGGAAAGAAATATAAACTATATAAGCAAACTAAGGGATATTTTAAATCAGTTTATGCTAAATGTACTAATGATACTTCTCTTCCCATTGCCATGCAAAAATTATCTAAAATATCTAATATTAAAAAATGAATATAATTATAGGAGATGATTATGATTAGAAAATGCACATTGGAAGATAAAAAAGATTGGGTTAGATTAAATAAACAATTTATAGAATATGAATATAAAGATGAAAATGTTTGGAATTCTCCTCTTAAATTTGGAAATTTAGAAGAAGATTTTGAATTAATTTTAAATGATACCTCAACTATTTTATTTGCTATTATAGAGAAGGAAAAAATGATAGGTTTTATGAATATTCAATGTTTTTATAGTATTTGGAGTCATGGAAAAGTGTTTTTCTTAGATGATTTCTTCATTGAAGAAAGTTTTAGAGGAAGAGGTTATGGAGAAAAAGCACTTAAAAGTTTACAAGAATATGCTAAAAAAGGTGGAATAAAAAGAATTCAATTAATGGCTGAAAATACAAATCCAAAGGCAATAGAATTTTATAGAAAACATAAATTTAATGAACAAGAAATTCATTTATTTTTAAAATATTTAATTTAAAAATAAG
This Fusobacterium animalis 7_1 DNA region includes the following protein-coding sequences:
- a CDS encoding GNAT family N-acetyltransferase; the protein is MIRKCTLEDKKDWVRLNKQFIEYEYKDENVWNSPLKFGNLEEDFELILNDTSTILFAIIEKEKMIGFMNIQCFYSIWSHGKVFFLDDFFIEESFRGRGYGEKALKSLQEYAKKGGIKRIQLMAENTNPKAIEFYRKHKFNEQEIHLFLKYLI